In the Topomyia yanbarensis strain Yona2022 chromosome 3, ASM3024719v1, whole genome shotgun sequence genome, one interval contains:
- the LOC131693442 gene encoding troponin C, isoallergen Bla g 6.0101 isoform X2 — MTSIEDLDKQQLELLRNAFNAFDQEKKGCIGTQMVGTILSMLGHQLDDKLLKEIIDEVDADGSGELEFEEFVTLAARFLVEEDAEAMQQELKEAFRLYDKEGNGYITTQVLREILKELDDNLTNDDLDMMIEEIDSDGSGTVDFDEFMEVMTGGDD, encoded by the exons TGCTGAGAAACGCCTTCAACGCGTTCGATCAGGAGAAGAAGGGATGCATCGGCACCCAGATGGTCGGCACCATCCTGAGCATGCTGGGCCACCAGCTGGATGACAAACTGCTCAAGGAGATCATCGATGAGGTAGATGCTGATGGTTCCGGCGAGCTGGAGTTTGAGGAGTTCGTAACACTGGCAGCCCGGTTCCTGGTTGAGGAGGATGCCGAAGCGATGCAACAGGAACTGAAGGAAGCTTTCCGTCTGTACGACAAGGAAGGAAACGGTTACATTACCACCCAGGTCCTGCGCGAGATCCTCAAAGAGCTAGACGACAACCTGACCAACGATGATCTGGACATGATGATTGAAGAAATTGACTCTGACGGTTCCGGAACCGTTGATTTCGATG AATTCATGGAAGTCATGACCGGTGGAGACGACTAA
- the LOC131693442 gene encoding troponin C, isoallergen Bla g 6.0101 isoform X3 yields MEDLDKQQLELLRNAFNAFDQEKKGCIGTQMVGTILSMLGHQLDDKLLKEIIDEVDADGSGELEFEEFVTLAARFLVEEDAEAMQQELKEAFRLYDKEGNGYITTQVLREILKELDDNLTNDDLDMMIEEIDSDGSGTVDFDEFMEVMTGGDD; encoded by the exons TGCTGAGAAACGCCTTCAACGCGTTCGATCAGGAGAAGAAGGGATGCATCGGCACCCAGATGGTCGGCACCATCCTGAGCATGCTGGGCCACCAGCTGGATGACAAACTGCTCAAGGAGATCATCGATGAGGTAGATGCTGATGGTTCCGGCGAGCTGGAGTTTGAGGAGTTCGTAACACTGGCAGCCCGGTTCCTGGTTGAGGAGGATGCCGAAGCGATGCAACAGGAACTGAAGGAAGCTTTCCGTCTGTACGACAAGGAAGGAAACGGTTACATTACCACCCAGGTCCTGCGCGAGATCCTCAAAGAGCTAGACGACAACCTGACCAACGATGATCTGGACATGATGATTGAAGAAATTGACTCTGACGGTTCCGGAACCGTTGATTTCGATG AATTCATGGAAGTCATGACCGGTGGAGACGACTAA